The sequence ACAAAGAGACACCAAATTAGGTCACTGACGATTCGAAGCCATATATCATCTAGTTAAggataaaatttaaaattaactAGGTCATCGCGGGAGAGTATATTTCCTTTCCCTATCAGTCAACGTTAAGTCATCGCTAGTCTACATACAAAGTTAAActgattgaaaaaagaaaaaatgttaaTAAAAAAGTACccgaaaggaaaagaagaaatgtAGTAGAGCTCAGGCTGCTCAGCCTTTAAGTCCTCCAAAAGGACAAGTgcccagaaaaatcaaaaaattgcCAACCAGAAAACTTAACATTTCATCTCCTCCCATCTCTCTATAGTCTAGTCTCTCTTACACTCAAAGACCCATATAGAGAAGAAGAgacagaagaggaagaacagtagagacatttcatcatttttcttttacatcctctctctctctcattcTCCTTCTCCATTTTCATTAAGCTTGCATTTCTGTAGATCtgatttttgttttccttttcttgGATTTGAAGATTTTTGGGGCACAGTGCCCCAACAAACAAAAGGTGGGTTCTTTTTtggttttgagtttgttttgtttttcatttgaatatgtttttttatttgttcattttgtgAAATTTTGTATAGGAAGAATGTATTCTGGGGTTAATCCATTTGAAGCAGCTGGTATGGGTTTACATGAAGATTTACAAGGATCTTATGAAGGACATAATAGTATTCATGCTACTGATGCTTGTTTAGTTCTTACTACTGATCCAAAACCTCGTCTTCGTTGGACTGCTGAACTTCATGAAAGATTTGTTGATGCTGTTACACAACTTGGTGGTCCTGATAGTAAgtattatttatattttcattttctACCCTTATATTACTGCAttgttattaggttttatcattgTCTTCCATCTGTTTGCTTTATTTTCATTTCTAAAGTAGTAATAATAAAGTAGCTTTGTTTGAGGGGGCTCATTTCCTCTTCTAATGGTTGTTGGATAAATTGGTATTCTTCTTTGTACAAATAATTTACTTCTTTGAGGCTTttgtacaaataataataattcattctTTCTTTTCCCATGTTTTTATCTACTAATGGTTTCAGAGGTGTCCTTCaaataatttctttttttctttttgtttttttttttgtatgcgcTGTGTAGGCTTTAGTTTTTAAATATAATTGGATTTTTAGTAATCAACATGCAATTGCCTCTCTGGAAATCTTAGGTAAGGTAACCTGTCTTCctcattaaaaaaacaaaaatttgcaGTTTTCAGCTGAGGAAACCTATACATACAGAGTCTAGTTATGAGATCCCGATACGTACTTGCGAAGATGATGTTTAGGGGGAAAACCCCAGATCAAATGTGAAATAATTGGTTTGCAGATGATCACATAATTCGATTATATAAATTCTGACTATGTAGCTTTATTTGACTCGTGCAAAGTAGAAATTCTACATTTTCAAGTAAGTAATTAAATAATAAGTTAGGTTTTCGCCTTTCAACAACTCTTGTATCCCATTGCAAGATACTGTTGGTTTATGGCTAATAATGTTCCCCATCTCTCATTTGGAAGGATTAACTGATAAAATTTGCTCATCAAGCAAAACTACATATACGGGTTTCACAGATGGCGCAATTTCGTTTTTATTTTTGGCAGCTATGACGTTGttattcttctttgttttttccCATTATACATGTGTGGGGTATGGCATATGCTGTTGATAGTGTGTGTGGGTCTTcagcttctttttatttttttgcatgtTCACTTTGAAACTTGTGACCAGTAACTTTGTGGGTGTTCAGTTGTGTATTTCATCAGTGCAGTCTCTTCAATTGACTGCTACAGTTGTTTCATGTTCAACGGCAAAACATGTTTTTATGTTTGACACTTCATCCTTTACTCCTTCCAAAATATATATGTTTAAAAGATACTAGGATTTATTGAAAGATTGCTCCATAGATCAAAATTCTCACTGAGCAACGATCATTCAAGTATCAAATTGCTTCTTAGATTGAAAAAGCCTTAATTTGTGCCCTTGCACCAGTGCTGtagattaattattttattttaaccgGATTTCTTTCTCCAAAATTTGTTGCAGAAGCAACACCGAAAACCCTCATGAGAACAATGGGTGTTAAGGGCCTCACTCTGTATCATTTGAAGTCTCATCTTCAGGTCTGATTCCTGACAAATTGTTAGTTGACTAGTTATCTTGCATATAGATCTTCAAATTGTATTCTTTGTTTAAACATCATAAAGCTTACGAGAAACCATGACCATGTTTGTGTTTTCACTTTCATCCCTATGTTCATCTACTGTTGAGTGTACCCTTCAATAGTGATATGTGCATATACCGAAATTGACTGCAGTGTACTCTTACAGAAATATAGGCTGGGGAAGCAAGCAGAGAAGGAGTTCAGTGACAACTCAAAAGCTGGTATCCATCTTGATCCCTTAATCATGAGCAAAATATTGTACATTAGCATATTCTTTTGCCCCTCTATCAATATGCTAGAGAATCTGGACATGTGAACTTGGCTCATGGTTCACCATGTTAGACCTGATCTTGTACTAGTGCTTTATAAGTTAATAGGTTATATTATAGACAAAGAACCCATCAAATATTGTGTTAGTTATCCCCGTTTTTCTTTCATTGGAGACAGTTTAATCATCCGTCTACAGAGCGTGTTGGTTCCTTTTTTTCTTCCATCTGGTAATGGTATACTAGTTCCTCGTTGAGCGGAATATTAATTTAACCATTTCATGGGAATTCCTGGAATTGCAGTTTCAGGTATTATGGAAAATCAAGACACAGGTTCATCGCCTTCAACACGGACAACAGCTCAGGATTTGAACGAGTATGTTGTCGTTTATAATCTCATTGACAGCACGAGTCAATTTTCTCTCTGTCCCTCCCCTAATTCATTCTTCAATTTTTATGTGGAACAGAAGCAACCAGGTTACTGAGGCTTTGCGAGTCAATATGGAGGTTCAGAGAAGATTGCATGAGCAGCTTGAGGttagtttcttcatttttttttcatttatcatGTGCGAGATTATGGAAGGACTGTATGTTTCCAGTGTTCTGTTTTGGTTTCGGTAGTTAGTACTTACTTAAACATGTAGCCAATATAAGATATTTTACGTTAGTAGTAACTGAAACAATTAGTCAACCTGCAATTCTTATAACTGCGTCTAATTTCAATCAACTCGTATGAAGGAAAATGACAATAAATATCTGATGTTTTGTTTGAACATATTTTTAGGTCCAGCGTCATCTTCATCTGCGAGCTGAGGCACAAAGCAAGTACCTGCAATCCATACTCGAGAAAGCCTGCAAAGCTCTGAATGAATCACTTGGCCTTGAAGCTGCTAATCAAGAGCTCTCAGAATTGGCGATCAAGGCTTCAAGTGGCTGCCCTGAAAACAACAGCCAAAAAATTCGGACGTTCTCTGAAATTGCAGGGGAAGAAAAACCAGGGTCTAGTGAGCCTGGTCCGGTTGGAGACTCTGTTGAAAGCTGCCTCACTTCAACAGGGAGCCCTGTATCTCCAGTGGCGACGAAGAAAAGACCCAGACCAATCTTCACAACTGGGGAATCCCCTAGTTGGGAAAATGACTTACGGCAAGATGTTGGGTGGATGATGACAACTATTCGATGAAAAGCTTCACGACCAAAATGACTTGTCTGGTGAATAGATCAATAGTCAATGGTACCAACTGCGGAATTAGTGGTGATGTATATTCTTCTTTGTGGTTAGGCAATTGTACTGAAACTGATAAACTCTCAAATACATTTTAGTTGCACGGCACTTGCACCCAACGATTCTGCATCCTCGGTAAATGCTGAATGTACTTGGCTTCAGTTTTTCATTATATCGGTAAATGCTGAATGTACCTGGCTTCAGCTTTTCATTATATTTTAGCTCTAATTGGCAAAAATGCTTATTTGCTTTGTATTTTTGAATTCATAGCTTGTCGCAGTACTTAACGCGAGTTCATCCAGGCGAGTTCATCTAATAACCCATTATTTCCAAGGCTGCTAAGTGCTAACAAGGGTACCAGTTAAATGGAGAGGGTACCAAATATGAGAAAGTACTCGGTGATAATACACGGTTGTTTCCTTTTTTTGCAATATTCCAATACAGTAATATGTTACTATTGggtataggttttacctatttctcaTCCCATTTTTCCCATCTGAAATATACAAACGGACTCTATTCAATTCGGGTGAACAAGACTCACTCTATTATTCTCCATAGTCTCACAACCACAGTTGTCGGCTGCCAAATTGATtaggttcagaaattaatctcaaAGTCACCATCTTAATCGGGTTTGAGATCGGATCGCaaaactttttttatttcttttgtgcATGGTATTGATAGTGTATAGAACGAAAATAAAAATCCATAACACAAAACTGTTTTATTTGGGGATAATTGAATACGATGAAAACCCAATTGAACAGTGAATATCAAAGAAAGTTACATGTTTCCCTGTATATTTTAGTTCATGTATACTCGGTTCAATGAATCGATATTAAAATTTAATTTCCagtaaagaaataaaaaattaagcACAAATTTTGAGATCGACTATATACTTGTTCTTCTATTGCAGTGGTAGCGATGGTAACATGCAGGTGGGGCTGTGGTGCTAGCATGAGTTGCACGGGTTAGCATGGGAAAattattaggtttaggtttaaaaAGGAAGATGGAGACGGGTAACTGATGAAGGCGAAGGTTACGGTACATTTTGACGGGTGAGTCTTGTTCACCTAATCTCCCCTTCCTTTAAAACACTAAGTTATATATGAGCTCCCACGTCGTCCGACGAGTGTGACACCCTTATCAAATTAAATGAAATAAAAGCTTTGAACTAAAGCAATTCTGGACAGGAGAAGTGGCGGGATTCTATTGCCCAGAGCATTAAAATTTGAATCACACTCCGTTTACACCCTGTATTTGACTGGTTGTTTGTAACACCGGCAGTAAAACGTGGGTATACAACACTTATGTCAGGATTTACAGCTAACTAATAACTCACACTTGATTTACACCAAAAACGTGGGTATACGTCCGTTAAGTGTACAGTACATCCATGAAATTATCATCATCTAAaacctttttttattttcttcttcggtTACATCCGTGAAATTATCATCATCtaaaatcttttttttattttcttcttcttcggttCTCCAGTAAATAAGCGGCTGCCATGGTTCTCATCGTCTGAACACAGAAGAAAAGTAGAACTCAAAGATTTCAATGGCGAATCAATCATGGACTGAAAGTATTCGAAGCAATAGAAGCTGGACTATCCTCTCTGGTGAGATTTTCTTCATCTTAATCTACACCGACATTTATTTCCTTttgttagggtttccaaaaatcAATCTGTTGAATATATATCTGATTTGTTTGTAAAaatcagattttctttttgtttccttttgtattgttGATCGATCTTCTTTTTCTGGTTTGTTAATTTTGGGTATCATTAGGTTTGATTTATCAATGTAATTCACGCTTGATTATCGTTATAAATCAGGTTCCTTTAAGAAATCGAGTgaagaagaacagaaacacgcggTGACATGGTTGTCCCAAACTCATCAGTAACAGGTTCTTTTGTTAATATTTGTTCTCAATGCAAATTAGGGATCTCAAATTTGTGGATTTTGATTTCAACCACCAAATCAAAATCAGGAACATGCATTGTGACGGGGAAACACCAGAAAGGTATTATTGATTTTTTCATTACAGTCTCGTAATTGAGTAGAGTTTGAGTTTTTTCTGTACTTAACAGGATTTTAGGTTGTTGGTGTATGATTGAGTTTTTCCCAATATAATTCTATTTGCGTTGCCCTCTTTGGTGATCCTAAATCCAATTGATTTATCATTGAACTATTCAAATTACCAATGTTTGCTTTCAATTACAAGTTCTGTTTTCATTTATATCTGATTCGGGCAAAAGATCAACCAGGTAGCACATTAGTTAGCTTCCATGATAATTGCTTTCGACACAAGTCTTAAGATTCATCGTTCCTGACTGATAGTTATGTACTTGCAGTCAAGTTACAGCTCACTTAATTCACGTAGCATTATAATTTGGAATATGTAAAGCTATGGCTGCCTAATACCTAGCAAGTCAGCAACATAATATTTTGCAGTTACAAATAGCTAAACCCCCAAATGTGTGGTGCAAGTTATGGGAAACCACTAACAAAACCAACATCCTGTCATTTTAAATGCCAGTCACAAGCCCAGGTTAGGAAGGAGGCAAGAGATGCCCCTAACAGATGCTCAGGAATGATGTACCTCCTGTGCAAAGAACCACTATATTTAACCATGTCCAAGATAATTAATTTAGCGAAGTGGCAACATCCTCAATGATACGGGTAAAGACTTGGAACCTGCCAGCAAAGTGGTTTTTAATTTTGTCCTTTTTGAAATGTTATATGTGCACAATCAAGGCAAGTAATTTGCGTTCTTTGGTTCAATTTCTTGCTTTTTCTTTAAaactttttatgtttttgttgaaAGTTATTGATTTCCCTTAACACCAACCTATGCTGTTAACTTAGTTTGGTTTTTAACTGATCAAAAACAGAGAATGAATTCACTTGCTGCAATGCTCAATTGCATCTACAAAGACTGTGTCCGACAATTTCCGCAATGATTTTGAAGAAGTGAAGTATATGCACAGTTATATCTACCAAAGGCATGACCCCACAAAAACTATTGGCAGTTTTACACACGGTTACTTAGTAAGTGTATCGAAAAGGAAAAACTGTAATTTACTTAATAACTTGAGTTAAGAAAACTTTCAGAGGGTAAAATCgcagtgattcttttctcatataTCTAGGTTCGACTTTATTTCTTCACGTTTGTTAgttttgttcaatttctatgatgattttctttttccttccatCTTTATTATATCCTCATAAATACTGATGAATATATGACTACtgtcatttttgtttttcattccgatttctatttttctttttcaggttTCGCTGATGCTTCCTTCTTATGCTTAACCACTATGGCATCCCTCATGATTGACTCAGCAGAAACTCTGATATGCAATACGAATAGACTATGAAAAGTTCCATGACTTGGTTTGTTTTCCTCCCTACTGCATTTGATTTCCTTGCACATAGTCAAGCCTTACTGAATGTTTGCTTTTTGTCAACGCAAGTTGCTTCAGGATTTAAGAGATTCAATATATTCGTTTAGTAAAATCGGGATTCATTTATGAGTTTGCGTTAATTTTTTTCACGCATTCGTGTAGAAATCAGTGCATATGAAGTAACACGAATATCACCGGTAGTCAGTCCATTGCCATCAGCCGGTAGCTTCTAGCCTCTCATGGACAAGGAACACTGGCTAAGCTATAGGCCATCCGAtctcctttgtcttttctttttatAGTTTCCGTAGGCTTTTTGTTTTCATGCTGTTAGTTCCTTTTAAATCATTCACTAATTCGATCTCCTGTGTCTTTTCTTTTTGCTCGAAGATATCATTAAAGAGTGTGTCCGGCAACTGCAACAAAGGTGTGGTTGCGAGAGTGTTTGCATCCCTATTGGTGCAGTGGCTAATAACTGCTTTAAATCGTACAGTGATTAATACTCCCTCCGCAccacctattatataggcggaattttcATTTTTCCCCGTACTACTATATAGACGGAGtccaattttcaaaatgattttttATTTCTACTACCCCTATTTGTTTGCTTGGGAATCATCACAATCGAGTGTTATGTATCTAACATTGGAAATATAATTAAGGGTAAAATAGGAAATCACATAGAAATGTATAAAATCAAGAAAGTTTCTTAATGTAAGAGTTTTTGTCTATTgggcgtatatatatatatgtggtatGGAGGGAGGGCCGACGAGTAGTACCAGACCAAAGGACATGTatgctttttatttttttccgttCCATTGTTTAATGGGATAATATATTGTTATTAAATCAGTTTGGTAGTTTTTGTTTGCATCTTTTCTTGATTTGAATTCTAAGGCAATGACTGCTTGATTTTTAGTTAATAACTTGGGGGCAGTATTCGGTGCAGCATAAGCCGGCTTTGACATTTTTGTAACACGTCTCATGAAATGCTTTCTAGTAAGTACAGGGCGAGGcgcagccgagccacaccaaattaaaaatcctaaaaatGCTAAGCGATTGGATGGGGCAAAGCCATATCACAgttaaaactaaaagaaaatgaTAGTGAATGGTTTTCGGGCTTGCCCGGTGTGTAgtacgggcacaaaatctagtttagATAGAGTTGcataaaaattgatttttgtgATATGGATGGGATTTAGAAAAAGGTGGGTtaagaaataggtaaaaccttatATATTTTTAGTTTTGACACCCAACAAATATACAAATATACCGTTATACAACAACAAATATACTCTTATCATTTAAAACTTTATCCTTTAaaaatagattaccttaataccctcactcatataatatatttatttatttcaaaatacaacaagaaaaaattccaccacttcacccaccaccaccatcactagcTCCACCTATATCCACCGTCACCATCCGTGCTCCATCATATATCTATTACCACCACCGACAACATTCAACTACTATTCCACCACTActaccaccactagtccgccgccaCTAGTCCACCTCCGCCGCCAGTGGTGTCAaaaaccgaagttgatcccagaaacaaaaaatttaaaataataagaaaaataatggtgTCAACAATCGAAGTTCAAATCATGATATGGAGTCAACAACCGAAGTTCATAATAAGAAGACAAAAAAATTGTCTCAATAactgaagttgatccaaaaaaaaaacaaaaaaaaatagggtATTAATAAACGAAGTTGATCAGCAAaaccaaaatatgaaaataagtagaaaaataatatggtgtcaacaaccgaagttgatcccaaaaacaaaaatctgaaaataagaagaaaaatattatGGCGTCAACgaccgaagttgatcccaaaaacaaaaatcagaaaataagaaaaaatcataatatgGTTGATCCCAATATATGATTTCAACAACCCaagttgatcccaa is a genomic window of Papaver somniferum cultivar HN1 unplaced genomic scaffold, ASM357369v1 unplaced-scaffold_137, whole genome shotgun sequence containing:
- the LOC113335008 gene encoding protein PHR1-LIKE 3-like, giving the protein MYSGVNPFEAAGMGLHEDLQGSYEGHNSIHATDACLVLTTDPKPRLRWTAELHERFVDAVTQLGGPDKATPKTLMRTMGVKGLTLYHLKSHLQKYRLGKQAEKEFSDNSKAVSGIMENQDTGSSPSTRTTAQDLNESNQVTEALRVNMEVQRRLHEQLEVQRHLHLRAEAQSKYLQSILEKACKALNESLGLEAANQELSELAIKASSGCPENNSQKIRTFSEIAGEEKPGSSEPGPVGDSVESCLTSTGSPVSPVATKKRPRPIFTTGESPSWENDLRQDVGWMMTTIR